From Triticum urartu cultivar G1812 chromosome 2, Tu2.1, whole genome shotgun sequence, a single genomic window includes:
- the LOC125540043 gene encoding adenosylhomocysteinase, with translation MALSVEKTSSGREYKVKDLSQADFGRLELDLAEVEMPGLMACRTEFGPSQPFKGARISGSLHMTIQTAVLIETLTALGAEVRWCSCNIFSTQDHAAAAIARDSAAVFAWKGETLEEYWWCTERCLDWGAGGGPDLIVDDGGDATLLIHEGVKAEEEFEKSGKVPDPESTDNPEFKIVLTIIRDGLKTDAHKYRKMKERLVGVSEETTTGVKRLYQMQESGTLLFPAINVNDSVTKSKFDNLYGCRHSLPDGLMRATDVMIAGKVAVVCGYGDVGKGCAAALKQAGARVIVTEIDPICALQALMEGIQILTLEDVVSEADIFVTTTGNKDIIMVDHMRKMKNNAIVCNIGHFDNEIDMNGLETYPGVKRITIKPQTDRWVFPETKTGIIVLAEGRLMNLGCATGHPSFVMSCSFTNQVIAQLELWNEKATGKYEKKVYVLPKHLDEKVAALHLGKLGARLTKLTKSQSDYISIPVEGPYKPAAYRY, from the exons ATGGCGCTCTCCGTGGAGAAGACCTCGTCGGGCCGGGAGTACAAGGTCAAGGACCTCTCCCAGGCCGACTTCGGCCGCCTCGAGCTCGACCTCGCCGAGGTCGAGATGCCCGGCCTCATGGCCTGCCGCACCGAGTTCGGGCCCTCGCAGCCCTTCAAGGGCGCCCGCATCTCCGGCTCCCTCCACATGACCATCCAGACCGCCGTCCTCATCGAGACCCTTACCGCGCTCGGCGCCGAGGTCCGCTGGTGCTCCTGCAACATCTTCTCCACCCAGgaccacgccgccgccgccatcgcccgcGACTCGGCCGCCGTCTTCGCCTGGAAGGGCGAGACCCTCGAGGAGTACTGGTGGTGCACCGAGCGCTGCCTCGACTGGGGCGCCGGCGGCGGCCCCGACCTCATCGTCGATGACGGCGGTGACGCCACGCTACTCATCCACGAGGGCGTCAAGGCCGAGGAGGAGTTCGAGAAGTCCGGCAAGGTCCCCGACCCGGAGTCCACCGACAACCCCGAGTTCAAGATCGTCCTCACCATCATCCGCGACGGGCTCAAGACCGACGCCCACAAGTACCGCAAGATGAAGGAGAGGCTCGTCGGTGTCTCCGAGGAGACCACCACCGGCGTCAAGAGGCTCTACCAGATGCAGGAGTCCGGCACCCTCCTCTTCCCCGCCATCAACGTCAACGACTCCGTCACCAAGAGCAAG TTCGACAACCTTTACGGTTGCCGTCACTCGCTCCCTGATGGTCTTATGAGGGCCACTGATGTTATGATCGCCGGCAAGGTTGCCGTGGTCTGCGGTTATGGTGATGTTGGCAAGGGCTGTGCCGCCGCACTTAAGCAGGCTGGTGCCCGTGTGATCGTGACAGAGATTGACCCCATCTGTGCCCTTCAGGCCCTGATGGAGGGCATCCAGATCCTCACCTTGGAGGATGTTGTCTCTGAGGCTGATATCTTTGTGACCACCACCGGAAACAAGGACATCATCATGGTTGACCACATGAGAAAGATGAAGAACAACGCCATTGTCTGCAACATTGGTCACTTTGACAACGAGATTGACATGAACGGCCTTGAGACCTACCCTGGTGTCAAGCGCATCACCATCAAGCCCCAGACTGACCGCTGGGTCTTCCCCGAGACCAAGACCGGCATCATTGTTCTTGCTGAGGGTCGTCTGATGAACCTTGGATGTGCCACTGGCCACCCCAGCTTTGTCATGTCCTGCTCATTCACTAACCAG GTTATTGCTCAGCTTGAGTTGTGGAACGAGAAGGCCACCGGCAAGTACGAGAAGAAGGTGTACGTTCTCCCCAAGCACCTCGACGAGAAGGTCGCGGCCCTCCACTTGGGCAAGCTCGGCGCCAGGCTGACCAAGCTCACCAAGTCCCAGTCTGACTACATTAGCATCCCAGTTGAGGGTCCTTACAAGCCTGCGGCCTACCGGTACTAG